From Microbacterium sp. CGR2:
TCGTGGAACGTCGAGCAGGCAGTACGTCGATCCTGCGGGTGAAGGGGCTTCTCAAGGTCGCCCCGGTGATCGCCGTGCTCTACTTCGTTCCGGCGATCAACCTCGGCGGTATTCCCCCGTTCTCCGGGTTCATCGGCAAGTTCGCGCTGTTCGAGGCCGCGGCATCCGTCGGCACACCGCTGATGATCACTCTCATCTTCGGCGGCATCGTGACCTCGCTGCTGACGCTCTATGCGCTGATGCGTGCCTGGAACCTGGCCTTCTGGCGAGAAGAAGAGGATTCCGTCGAAACCGACGGCCGCATCTCCCATCTCGGCAACGCCCCCGCGGCGGACGAACAGCAGAAGACCCGCCGCATCCCCAAGATCATGACCCTCGCGACGGCGGGAATGGTGAGCGTGACTGTCGCGCTGACGATCTTCGCGGGCCCGCTCTATGCACTCTGCGACCGCATCGGCGCGGCTCTCCTGGAGCCGGTCAGCCTCGTGCAGCTGGAAGACGAGGTGAACGGATGAGAGACACCCGTCGACACCTCTGGCGCGACGTCCGCCTGCAGTTGCCGTTCCTGGCTTGGCTCGTCGTGCTGTGGATGCTGCTGTGGGCGCAGTTCACGCCGCTGGCCTTCCTGACCGGGCTCGTGGTCGCCGTCTTCGTCACGCGAGTCTTCCGTCTCCCCACTGTCGCCCTCTCGGGACGGGTCAACCTCTGGTACGCGGCGCTGTTCGTCGGGAGGTTCCTCTTCGCCGTCCTGCGCGGCGCGCTGTCCGTGACCGCGCAGGTCTTCGACTTCCGCCGTCAGCCGGGAACGGCGATCGTCGCGGTACCTCTCAGATACGCCGACGACCTGGTGATGACCCACGTCGCTGTCACAGCTTCACTGATCCCCGGCTCGCTCATCGTCGAAGCCGATCGCGACCGACGGATCCTCTACCTGCACGTCATCGGTGTGCGGACCACTGCGGATGTCGACAAGCAGCGCGCGGGAGTGCTCCGCTGGGAGCGCCGTATCGTGCGAGCGCTGGGCGACCCCACGCAGTACCGTGCCCTCAAGGCCGACGAGCGGGCCGCAGCCGGCAAGGCGTCGATGAAGGGGGCCGATAGATGAACATCCTGCTTCTGACGATCTCGATCGTCTTCGGCATCGCCGCCATCCTCACGGTGGTGCGCATCGTGCAGGGGCCCTCGATTCTGGACCGCGCGGTGGCATCCGACGTGCTGCTCACCGAGGTGATGTGCGTGATCGGCGCCGAGATGGCCATCAACGGGCACACCCGCAACATCCCGGTGCTGTTGATCATCGCCGCGATCGGAGTCTTCGGGTCGATCTCGGTCGCCCGGTTCGTGGCGCGAAGGGACAACACGACATCATGAACGTCTTCGGTCTGGTGATCCCGGATGCCGTCATCGATGCGACGGTCCTCATCCTCATCCTTCTGGGGGCCATCCTGTGCCTTTCGGCGGCGGTCGGGCTGCTTCGTTTCCGCGATGTGCTCTCCCGTCTGCACGCGGCCACGAAACCACAGGTGCTCGGGCTCGTGCTCATCTGCATAGCCATCGCCCTGTCGCAGCGTTCAGTGAGCGGTTTCCTGGTCGGGCTCGCTCTGGTCGCGCCGGTCGTCCTGATGCAGTTCGCCACCGCACCGCTGTCGGCGCATATGGTCGGGCGCCAGGCGTATCGCAACGGTACCGCCGATCAGCGGGGTCTCGTCGTCGACGAACTGGCCGAGTCGAAGCAGACCCCGCCCGCCGCGGGCTGAGTCATCCCCGCACCATCCGGTGCGCTCGCCTGCTCTCGTGGAACCAGACGCCTCAGACGCCTCAGACGCGGCCGACGAACTCGTGGATCAGGCGTGCTGCGGGCTCCGAGTCGTTGATCAGGGTCCCGTGACCGTGGTCGGGGATGACCTCCAGGTCGGCACCGGGAATCGCGTCGATGATCTCCCGACACCAGCTCATCGGAGCGAGCGGGTCGTCTTCGCCACGCAGCACGAGCACAGGACAGTCGATCCGGACGAAGGCATCCTCCGGCTCGTGCACGATGGTCGCACGGATCTTCCGCAGCAGATGCGGTCCGCCGCGGAGATACTCGCGCGCGCCACGCCAGATCACCAGTGGTCGCTCACCCACGAGATCGACGAGAAGGTACCGCGCCTGCGCCCAGATGTTGCGGGTCGCCTTGTTCACGGTGGGGCCGGCGAGCACGACGGCTTCGACGAGAGACGGATGCCGGGCGGCGAGCTCAGCCGCGATCTGACTTCCCATCGAATGTCCGATCACCACCACCGGGCCGGCATCGACATGTCGCAGGTACGCCGCGACGAAGTCCGCGTGCCGCTCCATCGTGAAGGTGCGCTCGGGCTCGGGTGCTTCGCCGAACCCGGGCAGGTCCATCGCGATGACACGACCCCGCAGGCGCTGCGCCAGGTCGAGGTACACGCTGCGTCCCATGCCGATGCCATGGAGCAGGAGGAAGGTGTGGTCGCCGTCGCCGAACGTCTCGGTGATGAGGGTCGCCCCGCTGCGCTCGAATTCGAGCAGTGTGACCGGGGTGCCCTTCGGGGCGAGATAACTGGATGGCACCCGTCAACGGTAGTCGAGCTGCCTCCGAGGTCACCCCTTCGGCGTCAGGACCAGCGTGTCGACCGTCGAAGCTTTCACTGCCTTCGCAGAGAATGCCCAGGGAGCCTGGGTGCCGGTGGCCCAGTCGGCGGCTTGGTCGACGTAGTGCTCGTGGAACGCGTGGCCGGAGGCGCCGGTGAGGTGGTGCCAGGTCGAGTCGTCGAACTCGGCGAGGTCGACGACCATGCGCATCGACGGGACCGTCGTGGTCGCGTACCCCGCGCCGATCTCCCACCCGGTCGCGTTAACGATGGAGGCGCCGCCACCGACCGGGATCGGACCGCGGTTGAAGAGTGCCTCGATCGGCGCGATCCCCGATGTGCCGAAGGTGTCGCTGGTCAGCGTGATCGCGTGCAGGTCGCCCCAGTTCCAGCGGACGACATCCGGTCCTTGCATCGCGGAGAGCTCGTCGTACGCCTCTTCGGCCGACAGGGCCAGCATCTCCGTCATCCCCTCGACCTCGATCCTCTCGTTCGTCCACAGGGGGTCCTCTGGATCGTCGAGCATCGTCGAGACGACCGTGAACAGGCGCGCGTGACCGTCGATCGGCAGCGGCTGCTCGCGCTCGGCGAAGATGTTCCGCACAAGGTTCGACCAGAGGACGTTCGCGTACGCCGCCGCGGGCGAGGATGCCGTGTTCTGGGCATCCCACGATCGGAGAAGCTCCACCGCCTCCTCGGGGCCGGCTCCGGAGACGTCCACGTCCCCCATCGCCGTCGCCAGCTGCTTCCCGATCCACATCTCACTGTCCATCTGGATGCTGCGCATGTCCTCGGCGGTCAGCGGTGCGACGGCGGCGCGGCGCTCGATGAGATGGGTGATGCGAGCCGCCCGGTAGCCGTCGTCCCAGTCGCGTGAGAGGAAGTACTCGTAGTCGTCGGCGACGATGGCGTTGTTCGCGGTGACCACGTATCCCGATTCCGGGTTGTACGACACCGGCAGCTCCTCGAAGGGGATGAAACCGGTCCAGTCATAGCTGCTGTCCCACCCGGGTTGCGGCATCCATCCGTCGCCTGCACCGCGGATGGGAAGACGCCCCGGCGTCTGGTAGCCGATGTTGCCCTCGGTGTCGGCGTACACCAGATTCTGCGCCGGCACGTCGAACAGCGAAGCGGCGTAGCGGAACTCGTCGAAGTCCTGGGCTGTCGCCAGCGCGAAGATCGCCGTCGCGGCAGTGCCGGGATCGAGGGCCGTCCAGCGCAGGCTGACGGCGTGCGCGGTCTCACCGTCGGTCTCCGCGGTGTCGGCTCCGGGCGATGCGCCGGAGGCGCCGCCGGCTTCGAGGGCGGGCGCCGGGTCTTCGGCGATGTCAGTGAAGTCACCGGTCAACCCGGAGACGATCGGGCCGTGCACCGTGGAGCGGATCGTCAGCTCGATGTCTTCACCGCCGGCGACCTTGATCGTCTCGGTGCTCTGCTCGAGCGGCACCAATGCTCCGTCACGCCAGTACTGATCGCCCTCGACACGTTCGATGTAGAGGTCGGTGACGTCGGTCGTGAGGTTGGTGAAGCCCCACGCCACCGTCTGGTTGTGTCCGATCACGATGCCGGGCAGGCCCGAGAACGAGAATCCGCCGACGTCGAACGGGCAGCTCTCGTCGACGGTGGAGCACTTCAGCTGCACCTGGTACCAGACCGAGGGGAGTGAGGCGCCGAGGTGCGGGTCGTTGGCGAGCAAGGGCATGCCCGACTCGGTGAGGTCGCCGGAGACGACCCAGGAGTTCGAACCGATGCCCTCGCCGACGTCGCCGATGAGCACACTCACCGCCTCGACCACGTTCGATGTCTCCTGCCACTCGACCGTCGAGGCGGCGGACTCGAACTCGGTGTCCCTCTCTTCCGAGGTGAAGGCGGCGGGTTCGGCATCTGTGCTCAGTGCGGGCACCGTCGAAACCTTCGGCACGATCACGGGGTTCTCGTCGAACGGGTAGTCCGGGTAGAGCTTCTGCAGCAGCGCGGTGGTGTCGCCCGCGGCATCCGGCTGATCGGAATCCGTTGCCGCGGCTCGGGTTTCCGCCGCGAGCAGCGATCGGTCGATCTCGTCCTCGACGTTGCCGCGGAGGTCCCAGGCCATCGCCTTCAGCCAGGCGACGGAGTCCGCCGGCTGCCAGGGCTCGGGTGTGTAGTCCGCGTTCTGCAGTCCGAGAACGGCGTACTCGAGGGAGAGCTCGGCGCCGGATCGCGACTGCAGGTACTCGTTCACGCCGTCGGCATACGCCTGGTAGTAGCTGAGG
This genomic window contains:
- a CDS encoding monovalent cation/H+ antiporter complex subunit F, which produces MNILLLTISIVFGIAAILTVVRIVQGPSILDRAVASDVLLTEVMCVIGAEMAINGHTRNIPVLLIIAAIGVFGSISVARFVARRDNTTS
- the mnhG gene encoding monovalent cation/H(+) antiporter subunit G, translated to MNVFGLVIPDAVIDATVLILILLGAILCLSAAVGLLRFRDVLSRLHAATKPQVLGLVLICIAIALSQRSVSGFLVGLALVAPVVLMQFATAPLSAHMVGRQAYRNGTADQRGLVVDELAESKQTPPAAG
- a CDS encoding alpha/beta fold hydrolase: MPSSYLAPKGTPVTLLEFERSGATLITETFGDGDHTFLLLHGIGMGRSVYLDLAQRLRGRVIAMDLPGFGEAPEPERTFTMERHADFVAAYLRHVDAGPVVVIGHSMGSQIAAELAARHPSLVEAVVLAGPTVNKATRNIWAQARYLLVDLVGERPLVIWRGAREYLRGGPHLLRKIRATIVHEPEDAFVRIDCPVLVLRGEDDPLAPMSWCREIIDAIPGADLEVIPDHGHGTLINDSEPAARLIHEFVGRV
- a CDS encoding penicillin acylase family protein encodes the protein MTTDSPASAVPSRPSRGARIGRIAFLVVAAIVVIAVAAAFFVTWTIQRSFPQTDGTAELDGLTAEVTVQRDERGIPTITADSTDDLFYAQGFVHAQDRFFEMDFRRHVTAGRVAEMFGESQAGTDAFLRTLGWRKVAEAEVEAMDDVTLSYYQAYADGVNEYLQSRSGAELSLEYAVLGLQNADYTPEPWQPADSVAWLKAMAWDLRGNVEDEIDRSLLAAETRAAATDSDQPDAAGDTTALLQKLYPDYPFDENPVIVPKVSTVPALSTDAEPAAFTSEERDTEFESAASTVEWQETSNVVEAVSVLIGDVGEGIGSNSWVVSGDLTESGMPLLANDPHLGASLPSVWYQVQLKCSTVDESCPFDVGGFSFSGLPGIVIGHNQTVAWGFTNLTTDVTDLYIERVEGDQYWRDGALVPLEQSTETIKVAGGEDIELTIRSTVHGPIVSGLTGDFTDIAEDPAPALEAGGASGASPGADTAETDGETAHAVSLRWTALDPGTAATAIFALATAQDFDEFRYAASLFDVPAQNLVYADTEGNIGYQTPGRLPIRGAGDGWMPQPGWDSSYDWTGFIPFEELPVSYNPESGYVVTANNAIVADDYEYFLSRDWDDGYRAARITHLIERRAAVAPLTAEDMRSIQMDSEMWIGKQLATAMGDVDVSGAGPEEAVELLRSWDAQNTASSPAAAYANVLWSNLVRNIFAEREQPLPIDGHARLFTVVSTMLDDPEDPLWTNERIEVEGMTEMLALSAEEAYDELSAMQGPDVVRWNWGDLHAITLTSDTFGTSGIAPIEALFNRGPIPVGGGASIVNATGWEIGAGYATTTVPSMRMVVDLAEFDDSTWHHLTGASGHAFHEHYVDQAADWATGTQAPWAFSAKAVKASTVDTLVLTPKG
- a CDS encoding Na+/H+ antiporter subunit E — protein: MRDTRRHLWRDVRLQLPFLAWLVVLWMLLWAQFTPLAFLTGLVVAVFVTRVFRLPTVALSGRVNLWYAALFVGRFLFAVLRGALSVTAQVFDFRRQPGTAIVAVPLRYADDLVMTHVAVTASLIPGSLIVEADRDRRILYLHVIGVRTTADVDKQRAGVLRWERRIVRALGDPTQYRALKADERAAAGKASMKGADR